A genomic window from Photobacterium gaetbulicola Gung47 includes:
- a CDS encoding putative arylsulfatase-activating protein aslB (COG0641) translates to MNTQTWSPSGCHVMAKPTGSKCNIDCSYCFYLEKEKLYPERGQDWMMGDETLSAYILQHIEAQSGNEVVFAWQGGEPTLRGLAFFEQAVRLQHEYARGKKVINTFQTNGILIDEKWCAFFNQHNFLIGISIDGPAELHDIYRRTRSGKATHHKVETAILLLKQYKVEFNTLTVVSRANVDHALSVYRYLKGLGSSHMQFIPLVERKASKATASGLTLINPESKIAGQLCDWSVDAKAYGQFMSQIFHHWVRHDIGQVFVQLFENTFALVCGQPAQICVFAPQCGSAFALEANGDLYSCDHYVYPEYKLGNIHESTIAEMNRSDANRRFGAAKSDSLCEDCRRCECRPLCHGGCPKHRFAISASGKPDLNYLCPGYKAFFHYASPYLAMMKKLYLHNYPPAAIMQIIQKKESQQQ, encoded by the coding sequence ATGAATACACAAACCTGGAGCCCTTCGGGCTGTCATGTTATGGCGAAGCCGACAGGCTCAAAATGCAATATTGATTGTTCTTATTGCTTCTACTTAGAAAAAGAAAAACTGTACCCCGAACGCGGACAAGATTGGATGATGGGAGACGAAACACTGTCAGCCTATATCTTGCAGCACATTGAGGCGCAAAGTGGTAACGAAGTGGTTTTTGCCTGGCAGGGCGGAGAGCCAACGCTACGAGGACTGGCTTTTTTTGAACAGGCTGTACGGTTGCAGCATGAGTATGCCAGGGGCAAGAAAGTCATCAACACCTTTCAAACCAATGGTATTTTAATCGACGAAAAGTGGTGTGCTTTTTTTAATCAACATAACTTTTTGATTGGTATCTCGATCGATGGGCCTGCTGAGCTACATGATATTTACCGTCGTACCCGTTCAGGAAAAGCGACTCATCACAAAGTCGAGACGGCGATATTACTACTCAAGCAGTACAAGGTTGAATTTAATACCTTAACCGTCGTTAGCCGGGCCAATGTTGATCATGCCCTCTCGGTTTATCGCTACCTCAAAGGACTTGGTAGCAGCCACATGCAATTTATCCCTCTGGTCGAAAGAAAAGCCAGCAAAGCTACCGCTAGTGGGCTCACCTTGATCAACCCTGAGAGCAAAATCGCCGGGCAGCTCTGCGACTGGTCCGTCGATGCTAAGGCTTATGGCCAGTTTATGAGCCAGATATTCCACCACTGGGTGAGGCATGATATTGGTCAGGTCTTTGTCCAGCTGTTTGAAAATACCTTTGCCCTGGTATGTGGCCAGCCTGCGCAAATCTGTGTGTTTGCACCACAGTGCGGCAGTGCGTTTGCCCTAGAGGCAAACGGCGACCTGTATAGCTGTGATCACTATGTGTATCCCGAGTATAAGTTGGGCAATATCCACGAATCCACTATCGCAGAAATGAACCGTAGCGATGCGAACCGGCGGTTCGGGGCCGCAAAATCAGACTCGCTCTGTGAAGACTGCCGCCGCTGCGAATGCCGCCCACTTTGCCACGGTGGATGCCCAAAACATCGTTTTGCCATCTCTGCGTCCGGTAAGCCGGATCTCAATTATCTTTGTCCAGGATACAAAGCGTTTTTTCACTATGCATCACCATATCTGGCGATGATGAAAAAGCTCTACCTGCACAACTATCCACCTGCAGCAATTATGCAAATCATCCAAAAGAAAGAATCTCAACAGCAGTAA
- a CDS encoding DNA polymerase III, alpha subunit (COG0322,COG0847) — MYTKHPADTVIVLDFETTGLSPNMGDRAIEIGAVKIQNGIVIDQFQQLMNPGFRVSSFIEGYTGITNKMLDSAPSCHAVMDEFADFIQGYNLIAHNASFDQRFLDAELGMLGRQYNGSFVCSMLLARRLYQDVPNHKLGTLVSELDIANNGTFHRALADAEMTARLWLRLIDEVKTQTNLQTVSFDVMRKLSKTSKASIPALFKKLAA; from the coding sequence ATGTATACAAAACACCCTGCTGACACAGTCATCGTACTCGACTTCGAGACTACCGGCCTATCGCCTAATATGGGTGACCGCGCTATCGAGATTGGTGCAGTCAAAATCCAAAACGGCATTGTGATTGATCAATTTCAGCAATTGATGAACCCTGGCTTCCGCGTCAGCAGCTTTATCGAAGGCTACACCGGCATCACCAATAAAATGTTGGATTCGGCTCCCAGTTGCCATGCGGTGATGGACGAGTTTGCCGATTTCATCCAGGGCTATAACCTCATTGCCCACAACGCCTCTTTCGACCAGCGCTTTCTGGATGCCGAGCTTGGTATGCTTGGCCGCCAGTACAACGGCAGTTTTGTCTGCTCAATGTTACTGGCCCGTCGCCTGTACCAGGATGTGCCCAACCACAAACTGGGCACACTGGTTAGTGAGTTAGACATTGCCAACAACGGTACCTTTCACCGGGCGCTGGCGGATGCGGAAATGACGGCAAGACTTTGGTTACGTCTCATCGATGAGGTTAAAACACAAACCAACCTTCAAACCGTGTCTTTTGATGTGATGCGTAAGTTGAGTAAGACTAGCAAAGCGTCCATTCCGGCCTTGTTCAAAAAACTCGCCGCCTGA
- a CDS encoding hypothetical protein (COG0071): MSLVPRDSWFDFSQMFDHAFPTLRHRLDADVYSPRINIVEKDKVFEITADLPGVNKNDISVQLSNGSLTIEAVTKKDEQEEKEGKVIRKERYEGRLMRSFYLGHNIQQEDVHARFDDGVLTIEVPKVEGSSPTSTNVEIK, translated from the coding sequence ATGAGCTTAGTACCTCGTGATTCATGGTTCGACTTCTCACAGATGTTTGATCATGCCTTTCCTACTTTAAGACATAGACTTGATGCCGATGTCTATTCACCAAGAATCAATATTGTAGAAAAGGACAAAGTCTTTGAAATAACCGCTGACTTGCCGGGTGTCAACAAGAACGACATCTCTGTACAGCTATCCAATGGATCACTAACCATTGAAGCGGTAACCAAAAAAGACGAACAAGAAGAGAAGGAAGGTAAGGTTATCCGAAAAGAACGCTATGAAGGAAGACTCATGCGGAGTTTCTACCTGGGCCACAATATACAACAGGAAGATGTCCATGCACGCTTTGATGATGGCGTACTCACCATTGAGGTTCCGAAAGTGGAAGGCAGTTCGCCAACCAGCACCAATGTCGAGATAAAATGA
- a CDS encoding rod shape-determining protein roda (COG0772), with translation MLNYRPRIDYPLLLAISLLILLGSLTVWSASGFSEPMLERHLIRALIALICLVVMSAIPPIKYQHAAPYLYGLSVVLLLGVIVMGDSTNGSQRWLALGPIRFQPSELVKVAIPMMVAWLLVVDAGRPDLKKIGLCLLVTGLPAGLIFIQPDLDGAIFTIIYALFVLYFAGMSWKIIGSFLGGIATAVPLLWYFVMEAYQKKRVTQFLDPESDPLGAGYQIIQSLIAIGSGGIKGKGWTNATQGHLGFIPESHTDFIFSTYAEEWGFIGSLLLLGLYLFITGRVIWLACQCESPFNRLVSGSLSLSFFLYAFINMGMVSGVLPVMGSPLPFFSYGGTAMITQGVCFGIIMSLCLYKPYKSK, from the coding sequence ATGCTCAACTACAGACCCAGAATTGACTATCCACTGCTACTCGCTATCAGCTTGCTGATTTTGCTCGGCTCGCTGACCGTATGGAGTGCAAGTGGCTTCAGCGAACCAATGCTCGAGCGCCACCTGATCCGTGCGCTGATAGCCCTGATTTGCTTGGTTGTAATGTCAGCCATTCCGCCCATCAAATACCAACATGCGGCCCCCTATCTCTACGGCTTGTCGGTGGTGCTGCTGCTTGGCGTCATTGTCATGGGTGACAGCACTAATGGTTCACAGCGCTGGCTGGCACTTGGTCCTATCCGCTTCCAGCCATCGGAGTTGGTAAAAGTTGCCATTCCCATGATGGTGGCCTGGCTATTAGTGGTGGATGCAGGGCGGCCCGACTTGAAAAAAATTGGCCTGTGCCTGCTGGTTACCGGCTTACCAGCCGGGTTGATTTTTATTCAGCCTGATCTTGATGGTGCTATTTTCACTATTATCTACGCCCTTTTTGTTCTGTATTTCGCGGGAATGAGCTGGAAGATCATTGGTTCATTTCTCGGCGGCATTGCCACGGCCGTACCCTTGCTGTGGTACTTCGTCATGGAGGCATATCAAAAAAAGCGTGTCACACAATTCCTCGACCCAGAATCCGACCCGCTTGGCGCCGGCTATCAGATCATTCAATCTCTCATTGCTATTGGCTCTGGGGGGATTAAGGGGAAAGGGTGGACCAATGCAACCCAGGGTCACTTAGGTTTTATCCCAGAAAGCCATACCGACTTTATCTTTTCTACCTATGCCGAAGAGTGGGGGTTTATTGGTAGCCTGCTGTTGTTGGGGTTATATCTTTTTATCACTGGCCGGGTAATTTGGCTCGCTTGTCAGTGTGAGTCACCATTCAACCGCTTGGTCAGTGGCTCGCTATCACTGAGCTTTTTCTTGTATGCCTTTATCAACATGGGCATGGTGAGTGGTGTGCTGCCCGTCATGGGCAGCCCCCTGCCTTTCTTTAGCTACGGTGGTACCGCAATGATCACCCAGGGCGTCTGTTTTGGCATCATTATGTCGCTGTGCCTCTATAAACCCTACAAGAGCAAATAG
- a CDS encoding putative DNA gyrase inhibitor (COG3449) → MKSVTIGDIHLACIRVKGPYGENYEPAVDLLYRWAGEHGLQGGQCLFIYHDDPDQTEPAQCRTDICLTVPANTAIGGDVSSQILPAGKYCTRRVIVRHKSEYPENWEALEKEVKSAGLVIDQRPCFELYHSYDIETHVADVGFYLAVKG, encoded by the coding sequence ATGAAAAGCGTAACGATTGGCGATATCCACTTGGCATGTATCAGAGTAAAAGGCCCTTATGGTGAAAATTATGAGCCTGCCGTTGACCTTCTTTACCGGTGGGCCGGGGAGCATGGCTTACAGGGTGGGCAGTGTTTGTTTATTTATCATGACGATCCTGACCAGACCGAACCGGCACAGTGTCGTACTGATATTTGTTTGACAGTACCAGCCAATACGGCCATTGGGGGCGATGTGTCATCGCAAATCTTGCCTGCCGGAAAATACTGTACCCGCAGGGTGATAGTCAGGCACAAATCAGAATACCCAGAAAATTGGGAAGCGCTTGAAAAGGAAGTTAAATCAGCGGGTTTAGTGATTGATCAGCGCCCATGTTTCGAGCTATATCACAGTTATGATATTGAAACACATGTTGCAGACGTTGGTTTTTACCTTGCCGTGAAGGGGTAA
- a CDS encoding sulfatase (COG3119), translated as MFKLSAIAKGCALAALSCSPLVQAAESASTADQPNIIVIMADDLGQWATSFRNQDIIETPNLDYLAENGVRFENGMTPAPVSSAARASFHTGKMPSQHGVYDFLAEDPKFDADWLEGEKLLSERLQDEGYRTALIGKWHATTDSKDPIRGFDRWLSYDALQAGWKNQYLHSGTVLFSSDGENMEYTGIQAQFLTDETLKFIDQQSTQPFFVSLNYVEPHFPFEGLPERLVTKYRGIAHKVVAFGGNSVLEHMSDYTLVPDNHEETLAQYLAAVTLLDDQLGKLIDGLEGRDLLDNTVIAFVSDHGLLMGQYGLYGKVNASFPYNYYEETVRIPFVVSGPEKYVRQKQVRGEFVDLIDLHATVLDLAAGDKQYDTSYGPGKTLLPMLKGERVRNWREYQFAERGNSRMISNGHWKLVRYYPNPEVNKQPEDHWYNLSSPMGERYLSEPPREELRVKMIADLDAFFEQYSSDEYNGLKMWEQAYPNFTTEDLLKHERWN; from the coding sequence ATGTTTAAACTAAGCGCCATTGCCAAAGGGTGCGCATTGGCGGCATTGTCATGCTCGCCGCTTGTACAAGCCGCAGAAAGCGCAAGTACCGCTGATCAGCCGAATATCATCGTCATTATGGCTGATGACCTAGGGCAGTGGGCAACCAGCTTTCGCAACCAGGACATCATTGAAACACCTAATTTAGATTATCTCGCTGAAAATGGTGTTCGGTTCGAAAACGGAATGACGCCAGCCCCGGTCAGTTCAGCGGCCCGTGCATCGTTTCATACCGGTAAAATGCCTTCGCAGCATGGGGTGTATGATTTTTTGGCCGAAGACCCAAAATTCGATGCTGATTGGCTAGAGGGAGAGAAACTGCTGTCGGAACGCTTGCAAGACGAAGGTTACCGCACGGCCTTGATTGGTAAGTGGCATGCCACGACTGACAGCAAGGATCCGATTCGCGGTTTTGACCGTTGGCTAAGCTATGATGCCCTGCAGGCGGGATGGAAAAACCAGTACCTCCATTCAGGTACCGTCTTGTTCTCCAGTGATGGCGAGAACATGGAGTATACGGGTATTCAAGCACAATTTCTGACTGACGAAACGCTGAAATTTATCGATCAGCAAAGCACGCAACCTTTCTTTGTCAGCCTCAATTACGTAGAGCCGCATTTCCCATTTGAAGGGCTCCCCGAGCGCCTGGTTACGAAATACCGTGGTATCGCACACAAGGTGGTGGCTTTTGGTGGCAACTCGGTGCTCGAGCACATGAGTGACTATACGTTAGTGCCGGATAATCACGAAGAAACCTTGGCCCAATACCTTGCTGCGGTGACCCTGCTCGATGATCAGCTAGGTAAGCTGATCGATGGCCTTGAAGGACGTGACCTGCTTGACAATACCGTCATCGCGTTTGTCTCTGATCACGGTCTGTTGATGGGGCAGTATGGGTTATACGGCAAAGTGAATGCGTCATTCCCTTACAACTATTACGAAGAGACCGTTCGCATACCGTTTGTGGTGTCCGGTCCTGAAAAGTATGTAAGACAAAAGCAGGTGCGTGGTGAGTTCGTTGACTTGATCGATCTGCACGCAACCGTACTGGACTTGGCGGCGGGTGATAAGCAGTACGATACAAGCTACGGTCCGGGTAAGACCCTGTTACCGATGCTGAAAGGAGAGCGGGTTCGCAACTGGCGCGAGTACCAGTTTGCTGAGCGTGGCAACTCGAGAATGATTTCGAACGGGCACTGGAAGCTGGTACGTTACTACCCGAACCCGGAAGTCAACAAGCAGCCCGAGGACCATTGGTATAATTTGAGCAGCCCGATGGGGGAGCGTTACTTATCCGAGCCACCACGCGAAGAGCTGCGCGTGAAGATGATTGCCGATCTCGACGCCTTCTTCGAGCAATACTCAAGCGATGAATATAACGGTTTGAAGATGTGGGAGCAGGCCTATCCAAACTTCACGACCGAGGACCTGCTCAAGCATGAGCGCTGGAATTAA
- a CDS encoding putative cyclic nucleotide binding protein (COG0664), with translation MIDLQYTFLTFNYVIDIPWLPSRIWPHYSQNLITMLVTSEDIYDTKSLIDYLDRHQDSLAIKPVHFEKGHTLLTQGQQVEQVLFILEGGIVLHRQTVHGRRFQLGTYQYNGFLGLMELFSEKPCFYTVCASSKCRGYLFDAKQLTQLIYHTPELAKFVFKHITSKWYLSVEKMTRNMLHTIKYCVIDELLAFDEQQPGEKLFINKTLESERLGTSIRVYNRIIKQLQVDGAIEVGRNFVRVSERGLLEEIMEKEIDK, from the coding sequence ATGATTGATTTACAGTATACTTTTCTAACATTCAATTATGTTATTGATATCCCCTGGCTGCCAAGCAGGATATGGCCACACTACTCACAAAACCTGATAACTATGCTCGTTACCTCCGAAGATATTTACGATACCAAATCTTTGATTGACTACCTCGATAGACACCAAGACAGCCTAGCCATTAAGCCTGTCCACTTCGAGAAAGGCCACACCCTACTCACCCAAGGACAGCAAGTAGAGCAAGTGTTGTTCATCTTGGAGGGTGGCATCGTTTTGCACCGCCAAACCGTGCACGGCCGCCGTTTCCAGCTTGGTACCTACCAATACAATGGCTTTCTTGGACTAATGGAGCTCTTCTCTGAAAAGCCCTGCTTTTATACGGTATGCGCCAGCAGCAAATGCCGTGGATACCTCTTTGATGCGAAACAGTTAACACAGCTGATTTACCACACACCGGAGCTCGCCAAATTTGTATTCAAGCACATTACCTCGAAATGGTATCTATCTGTCGAAAAGATGACGCGAAATATGCTGCATACGATCAAATATTGCGTGATTGACGAATTGCTCGCGTTTGACGAACAGCAGCCGGGGGAAAAGTTATTTATCAACAAAACCCTTGAATCTGAGCGATTGGGGACCAGCATCCGTGTATACAACAGAATTATCAAACAACTGCAGGTCGATGGAGCGATAGAAGTAGGCAGGAATTTTGTCCGCGTCAGCGAGCGGGGGCTGCTAGAAGAAATTATGGAGAAGGAAATTGATAAGTAG
- a CDS encoding putative Na+/H+ exchange protein (COG3633) translates to MKKVILYSILLLVGLFLSQLLPLYIEGYSAWQPVLMVVTMSALAYIMINVGREFEIDKNNLKQYSWDYVVAMTTATFPWIAVVLYFIFVLMPSELWFNADAWKETLVIGRFAAPTSAGVLFAMLAAAGLGATWMFKKARVLAIFDDLDTVLLMIPLTILVVGWRPALGMTLLLMLVLLVIGYKYLHKWNIPSSAGSIVGYSVLIAGLCELFYISTDIHFEVLLPAFVLGCMMKSQHESAEDAKVSTAVACLFMVLVGLSLPQIFGAVTPVENTSVTTAMPAMEMSEIVFHVIMISIVSNIGKMFPLFCYRNEATVKERLALSIGMWPRGEVGAGVLMISIGYGFGGPIVTISMLSLALNLVLTGFFIMMVRSLILSPVKGGVHEETRA, encoded by the coding sequence GTGAAAAAAGTCATACTCTATTCAATTTTACTTTTGGTTGGCTTGTTTCTATCACAATTGCTGCCCCTATATATCGAAGGCTATAGCGCATGGCAACCTGTTCTGATGGTTGTCACTATGTCGGCATTGGCTTATATAATGATTAACGTAGGGCGTGAATTTGAAATTGATAAAAACAATTTGAAGCAGTACAGCTGGGATTATGTTGTTGCTATGACCACAGCAACGTTTCCTTGGATAGCTGTAGTGCTGTACTTTATTTTTGTGCTGATGCCCAGTGAGCTATGGTTCAATGCTGACGCATGGAAAGAAACCCTGGTAATAGGACGCTTTGCGGCACCAACCTCTGCTGGTGTGCTGTTTGCAATGCTTGCTGCGGCCGGTCTTGGGGCGACCTGGATGTTCAAGAAAGCCCGTGTTCTGGCTATTTTTGATGACTTAGATACCGTTCTGTTAATGATCCCGCTCACTATTTTGGTAGTCGGCTGGCGTCCTGCTTTGGGGATGACATTGCTCCTTATGCTGGTACTTCTGGTAATTGGCTATAAGTATCTGCACAAGTGGAATATCCCTTCGTCTGCCGGGTCGATTGTTGGCTATTCCGTATTGATCGCTGGTCTTTGTGAGCTGTTTTATATTTCTACAGATATTCACTTTGAAGTATTGCTCCCTGCATTTGTACTTGGCTGCATGATGAAATCCCAGCATGAATCAGCTGAAGACGCCAAAGTATCAACAGCGGTAGCGTGCCTATTTATGGTACTGGTTGGCTTGAGTTTGCCTCAGATCTTTGGGGCAGTGACGCCAGTCGAGAACACCAGCGTGACGACTGCTATGCCAGCAATGGAGATGAGCGAAATTGTATTCCACGTCATTATGATTTCCATTGTGTCGAACATCGGCAAAATGTTCCCGCTATTTTGTTACCGCAATGAAGCCACTGTGAAAGAGCGATTAGCTTTATCGATTGGTATGTGGCCTCGCGGTGAAGTAGGTGCTGGTGTATTGATGATCAGTATCGGTTATGGATTTGGTGGACCTATTGTGACGATCAGTATGCTTTCGTTGGCATTGAACCTAGTGCTGACAGGCTTTTTCATCATGATGGTACGTAGTTTGATTCTAAGCCCAGTTAAAGGAGGCGTACATGAAGAAACGCGAGCTTAA
- a CDS encoding 17 kDa surface antigen (COG3133) codes for MKRLLYPVVLLLGLLGISLAGCSSNPYGDSYGVADTRTIQQVRYGVIVKTEPVTIEGEGQAVGAIAGAAVGGILGSKIGGGSGSDIAAIGGGVLGGYAGSKAAEGVTRRNGVNLTIKMDDTGETIAIVQEANPNMMFSVGQRVRVNVDGRTARVVPE; via the coding sequence ATGAAAAGGTTGTTGTATCCGGTCGTATTGCTGTTGGGCTTGTTGGGGATATCTTTGGCTGGATGTTCAAGTAACCCCTACGGGGATTCTTATGGGGTGGCAGATACCCGGACGATTCAGCAGGTACGTTATGGTGTTATCGTTAAAACTGAACCGGTCACCATTGAGGGCGAAGGCCAAGCGGTTGGGGCAATCGCGGGTGCTGCGGTAGGCGGTATTTTGGGGTCGAAAATTGGCGGGGGTTCAGGTTCCGATATAGCGGCAATCGGTGGTGGGGTCCTGGGTGGTTATGCGGGCAGCAAAGCGGCAGAAGGTGTGACAAGGCGAAATGGGGTTAACCTGACGATTAAAATGGATGACACTGGTGAGACTATTGCGATTGTGCAGGAAGCAAATCCCAATATGATGTTCAGTGTCGGTCAGCGAGTACGTGTCAATGTTGATGGCCGCACCGCACGGGTTGTGCCTGAGTAA
- a CDS encoding phospholipase/carboxylesterase family protein (COG0400) — MTHPLSAVIVEPPVTPNASVIWLHGLGANGHDFEAIVPELNLPKEAAIRFIFPHSPSIPVTINGGMVMPAWYDILEMGAGRKLNTEQLLDSASSVARLVDHEVASGIRSERIILAGFSQGGAVAYQVALTYPQPLAGLLALSTYFPTAEEIQLSSANKQLDIEVMHGSYDPVVLTSMGKQAVAALTAYGFAPHWREYPMEHQVCYPQIKDISNWLQEKLL, encoded by the coding sequence ATGACACACCCCCTATCAGCCGTAATTGTTGAACCGCCGGTGACCCCAAACGCATCCGTTATCTGGTTACATGGACTTGGCGCTAATGGGCACGACTTTGAGGCCATTGTTCCCGAATTAAACCTACCCAAAGAAGCGGCCATTCGTTTTATCTTTCCCCACTCACCGTCCATTCCCGTTACGATTAACGGCGGGATGGTGATGCCGGCCTGGTATGACATCCTTGAAATGGGAGCGGGAAGAAAACTCAATACCGAGCAGCTGCTTGATTCGGCCAGTTCGGTTGCAAGGCTAGTGGATCACGAGGTGGCGAGCGGTATTCGCAGTGAGCGAATTATACTGGCCGGCTTTTCCCAGGGTGGGGCGGTTGCTTATCAAGTGGCATTGACTTATCCGCAACCGCTCGCGGGACTGCTGGCGCTATCGACATATTTCCCTACCGCGGAAGAGATCCAGCTCAGCAGTGCTAACAAACAGCTTGATATAGAAGTAATGCATGGCAGCTATGATCCTGTTGTACTGACGTCGATGGGGAAGCAGGCTGTCGCCGCATTGACGGCGTATGGCTTTGCACCTCATTGGCGAGAATACCCAATGGAGCATCAAGTTTGTTATCCGCAAATCAAGGATATTTCTAACTGGTTGCAAGAGAAGCTTTTGTAG
- a CDS encoding periplasmic murein peptide-binding protein (COG4166), whose product MKKFVLSAAISAALALPSFYLAAADVPQGVELAQNQYLVRANGAEPDTVDPGFVGSGSPGDVIVNDLFEGLVIENLDGETIPGQAQSWSISEDGKTVTFVLRDGLTWSDGSRLTANDFVYAWQRAVDSKTGNSTGFNFQTANVVNADQIVAGDKPSSELGVKAQDERTLVVSLTRPTPYFISMMSIKTFFPVPQAAVEKHGDNWTRAEHFVSNGAYTLKQWVPNEKVEVVRNQHYRDDAKTVIEGVTYLALSSQNAELTRYQAGEIHMTNRVQLEYYQKLMKESPEQIQALRLLGSYVYAFNTRVAPFDNADIRRALSMVIDRELLVDKVTGQGEPAAYSVVPDIIAGYEGAVPSFKAAYRKERLEKAKALLAEAGYGPSKPLTIKLTYNTSENHKKIALAIASMWKPLGVNVQLNNMEWNAYLSAKTAGDFTVARSYAFGDFAEPSSVLGSFQCGHVSNETGFCDSKFDDLLALAATAAKESERYQLYNQAEGILNDAAPVIPLYHYNHTRLVKANLKGFPANNPKGNIYAKDMFFVK is encoded by the coding sequence GTGAAGAAGTTTGTACTTTCCGCAGCGATCAGTGCTGCGCTTGCTTTACCCTCGTTTTACCTGGCTGCAGCCGATGTTCCCCAAGGTGTTGAACTTGCACAAAACCAGTATTTGGTACGAGCCAACGGTGCCGAGCCGGATACCGTCGATCCGGGTTTTGTGGGCTCGGGGAGCCCGGGTGATGTGATCGTCAACGATCTTTTTGAAGGTTTGGTGATCGAAAACCTCGATGGTGAAACGATACCGGGTCAAGCACAGTCTTGGTCTATCTCTGAAGACGGTAAAACGGTGACCTTTGTGTTGCGCGATGGCCTGACGTGGTCTGATGGCTCCCGGCTGACCGCCAACGATTTTGTCTATGCTTGGCAGCGCGCTGTCGACAGCAAAACCGGTAACAGTACCGGCTTTAATTTCCAAACGGCCAATGTGGTCAATGCCGATCAGATTGTCGCAGGTGACAAGCCGTCTTCTGAGTTGGGTGTTAAAGCGCAGGATGAACGGACCTTGGTGGTATCGCTCACGCGTCCGACCCCGTACTTTATCAGCATGATGAGTATCAAAACCTTCTTCCCGGTGCCGCAGGCCGCGGTTGAAAAACACGGAGACAACTGGACCCGTGCGGAACACTTTGTTTCAAATGGAGCTTACACCCTGAAGCAGTGGGTACCCAATGAAAAGGTGGAAGTGGTCAGAAACCAACACTATCGCGACGATGCAAAAACAGTGATTGAAGGCGTGACTTATCTTGCTCTGTCATCACAAAATGCCGAGTTAACCCGCTACCAGGCTGGTGAAATTCATATGACCAACCGGGTCCAGCTTGAGTATTACCAAAAGCTGATGAAAGAAAGCCCAGAGCAAATTCAGGCACTGCGTCTCCTTGGTTCATACGTTTACGCCTTTAATACCCGCGTCGCACCATTTGATAATGCCGATATTCGACGTGCATTGAGTATGGTTATCGACAGAGAGCTTTTGGTGGACAAGGTGACGGGCCAGGGTGAACCTGCCGCCTATTCGGTGGTGCCAGATATTATTGCCGGATACGAAGGTGCCGTGCCGTCGTTTAAGGCAGCCTATCGCAAAGAGCGTTTGGAAAAGGCTAAAGCATTGTTGGCTGAGGCCGGCTACGGACCGAGTAAGCCGCTAACGATTAAGCTGACTTACAACACCAGCGAGAATCACAAGAAAATTGCGCTGGCTATTGCTTCGATGTGGAAGCCGCTTGGGGTCAATGTTCAGCTGAATAATATGGAGTGGAACGCCTACCTGTCGGCGAAAACCGCGGGCGACTTTACCGTAGCGCGCTCTTATGCATTTGGCGATTTTGCCGAGCCTTCATCAGTGCTCGGGAGTTTCCAATGTGGCCACGTGAGTAATGAAACCGGCTTCTGTGACAGCAAGTTTGATGATTTGCTGGCACTGGCTGCCACAGCCGCTAAGGAGTCTGAGCGTTACCAGCTCTACAATCAGGCTGAAGGTATTCTCAATGATGCTGCGCCGGTGATCCCGCTCTATCACTATAATCACACCCGTTTGGTCAAGGCTAATCTGAAAGGATTTCCTGCCAATAACCCGAAGGGCAACATCTACGCCAAAGACATGTTCTTCGTGAAGTAA